The following proteins are encoded in a genomic region of Thiohalorhabdus sp. Cl-TMA:
- a CDS encoding cation-transporting P-type ATPase: protein MERTRQEKSGAPAREPERSWHSREALQALESGREAGLPGEEAARRRERYGPNQLTRRGPGCQGSCRSLVSCYYKSQGDRSRIWPDIPKSGVRPW, encoded by the coding sequence ATGGAACGGACTCGGCAAGAGAAATCCGGCGCCCCCGCACGGGAGCCGGAGCGATCCTGGCATTCCCGGGAAGCCCTGCAGGCGCTGGAAAGCGGCCGGGAAGCGGGACTTCCCGGGGAAGAGGCGGCGCGCCGGCGGGAGCGGTACGGCCCCAACCAGCTGACCCGCCGGGGCCCTGGCTGTCAGGGTAGTTGTCGCTCCTTGGTATCCTGTTATTACAAAAGCCAGGGCGATAGGAGCCGGATTTGGCCCGATATTCCCAAGAGCGGCGTGAGGCCGTGGTAG